Proteins encoded in a region of the candidate division TA06 bacterium B3_TA06 genome:
- a CDS encoding putative DNA modification/repair radical SAM protein: MDSQEKLEALGVAAQYDLCGACCNPKNDPKAHRQRGHMERWVYPAALPDGRSILLMKVLMSNVCENNCLYCVNRRGNDQPILSFAPQELASLFMRMFHANLVQGLFLSSAIFKSAVQTMDRMIKTVELLRYRYRFQGYIHLKVLPGAGISQLERAVKLADRVSVNLEAPSVSRLSKIAPQKRFSEELLSRIRLLSRLIKQANHGKRYGPKGQTTQFVVGAAGESDTEILGISKNLYDKLDLSRIYFSAFQPAVGTPLDGLKPTPLLREHRLYQADFLFRRYGFSMEEIGFTEEGNLPLRKDPKTIWAEGHPEYFPVEVNTAPKELLLRIPGFGPITVKRILRIRTEHRIRSLDQLKRMGAVTRNALGYVLLDGHLPGKPSSSQLDIWQPEPVSFAVTRNTP; encoded by the coding sequence ATGGACTCTCAAGAGAAGCTGGAAGCCCTGGGGGTTGCTGCCCAGTATGACCTGTGCGGTGCGTGTTGTAATCCCAAGAACGATCCAAAAGCGCATCGCCAGCGTGGGCATATGGAGCGCTGGGTTTACCCTGCCGCCCTGCCTGACGGCCGTTCCATACTTCTAATGAAGGTCCTTATGTCCAACGTCTGTGAGAACAACTGCCTCTACTGCGTTAACCGGCGAGGCAACGACCAGCCTATCCTATCCTTTGCGCCACAGGAACTTGCCTCGCTCTTCATGAGGATGTTTCACGCCAACCTTGTGCAGGGGCTATTTTTGTCCTCGGCGATCTTCAAGAGCGCTGTCCAGACGATGGATCGGATGATCAAAACGGTTGAGCTTTTACGCTATCGGTATCGGTTCCAGGGATATATTCATCTTAAGGTTCTTCCAGGAGCCGGTATATCGCAACTTGAACGTGCGGTAAAGCTTGCCGACAGGGTAAGCGTTAACCTTGAGGCCCCATCCGTGTCCAGGCTTTCAAAAATCGCACCTCAGAAGAGATTTAGTGAGGAGCTTCTCAGCCGCATCCGCTTACTCTCCAGGTTAATAAAACAGGCCAATCACGGCAAGCGCTACGGCCCAAAAGGACAGACCACACAGTTCGTGGTGGGTGCTGCAGGTGAGTCGGATACCGAGATTTTAGGCATCTCCAAGAATCTTTACGATAAGCTTGACCTTTCACGTATCTACTTCAGCGCGTTTCAACCTGCAGTAGGTACGCCGCTTGATGGGCTTAAGCCAACGCCCCTACTGCGAGAGCACCGGCTCTACCAAGCTGACTTCCTCTTTCGACGCTACGGGTTCTCAATGGAAGAGATCGGGTTTACTGAAGAGGGGAATCTTCCTTTAAGAAAAGACCCCAAGACGATCTGGGCCGAGGGACATCCGGAATACTTTCCTGTAGAGGTAAATACCGCACCCAAAGAGCTTCTTCTAAGAATCCCAGGGTTCGGCCCCATCACCGTTAAACGAATCCTGCGTATCCGCACAGAACACCGAATCCGCAGCCTTGATCAGCTTAAACGCATGGGGGCAGTTACCAGGAACGCGCTCGGCTACGTCCTGCTTGACGGACACCTGCCAGGCAAACCTTCCTCCTCACAGCTCGATATCTGGCAGCCTGAGCCGGTTAGCTTTGCCGTAACCCGTAACACCCCGTAA